The following proteins are co-located in the Oncorhynchus gorbuscha isolate QuinsamMale2020 ecotype Even-year unplaced genomic scaffold, OgorEven_v1.0 Un_scaffold_2017, whole genome shotgun sequence genome:
- the LOC124024829 gene encoding uncharacterized protein LOC124024829 — protein GSVCDEAVQSRTRRFSGSISHGPSDYSGFLGSNSRASSRASSARASPVVEERSDRDFLEKGSRTASTLSAATLASLGGPSSRRGSCDTSISVETEASIREIKDSLVESEEKYRKAMVSNAQLHNEKSNLMYQVDTLKDSLIELEEQLYESKREYNDKAKEFERERHAHSVLQRQFNEMRETLKQSEELLTEVGQLRLKQVSCVREISDLQETLGWKEKKIGALERQREFSDAGVRDERDKLRDQVVHLKDTLKKHGIVLSPDVTTNGDAGQMIDGPRSADSTSRLAQESQPSHGGESMLGEAPEMQFDHGEVRTPGGGRLLHEADNYSHDQERALLEIESSDKLNQDKLNDSLQQQTDTEAEQSKYCDQETQVDVAVPEEAILVHFGDKETQIEYEVEKPQYCDTETLVEPAELEGAILVQKEYTDGDSDNGEGLNQRGFEPESQEQAENEENSGESNKEAVPVSGATDGQCEENPNLEKGRENTELLTAVSTDSEEQDISGPTLCDETEATLSRIQSDLQGENTQEYDPGTKGQVIPENSRITESEMIKMILRISVCLGEAKTSPNQISQGSLKKTETIGMEMKNHPGHPAEHQAETGQVTSTGTSAISSTVSVELFISECPDEVGIGTDPLIINTLSEFEKDTQNSLEHQQHQNFRTESSVEIVPKITDSDGQKLSERVEELESSSVESKPDQIWQESVCGMKEDEPNTKVLQAKEPPSTISDKMVTPIITEEGKTRLDQQVIPDLPERLETSLENTLPGVQGDQKMDVAESREKQGCTCKCTCKQSESDQVLTENSLDVALTQRISDSSGEVISDRTEAVEPSPDRIQSESPSRVEREEWCIIEENIYEENLQQEAIQEEQQTEQREASTSSPAGGDNELNDGASAGYIDSCEEAVLIVKEEETYLSVEEEHISSSPGPSALGQEIQPLPEAVEEGRERPPVEEAQKQESGVRKGQRGNRKGKGKVPCKQCLCETQKVRLRKIVDERESLADQVKRLKSQLEGKQRNGTEGLSPEEDGLENGMDPHILDLQRDANRQISDLKFKLVKSEQEVTALEQNIIRLEGQVTRYKSASESAEKVEDELKVEKRKLQRELRSALDRIDELEASNSHLAKRLEKMKANRSALLAQQ, from the exons GGCTCTGTGTGTGACGAGGCTGTGCAGAGTCGCACACGGCGCTTTAGTGGCTCCATCTCTCACGGT CCTTCAGACTACAGTGGTTTTCTGGGCTCCAACTCTCGGGCCTCGTCCAGGGCCAGCTCTGCCCGTGCCAGCCCGGTG GTGGAGGAGAGATCAGACAGGGACTTCCTGGAAAAG GGTTCCAGGACTGCCTCTACCCTCTCAGCAGCCACTCTAGCATCGCTGGGAGGGCCCTCCTCTCGCAGAGGCAGCTGTGACACCTCtatctcagtagagacagaggCCTCCATTCGAGAGATAAAG GACTCCCTGGTGGAGTCTGAGGAGAAGTACCGTAAGGCCATGGTGTCCAACGCCCAGCTACACAACGAGAAGTCCAACCTCATGTACCAGGTGGACACGCTGAAGGACTCGCTCATTGAGCTGGAGGAGCAGCTGTACGAGTCTAAACGAGAGTACAACGACAAGGCCAAGGAgtttgagagggagaggcacgcCCACAGTGTTCTGCAGCGCCAGTTTAACGAGATGAGAGAGACGCTGAAACAGAGTGAAGAACTGTTAACC GAGGTGGGCCAGCTGCGTCTCAAACAGGTCAGCTGTGTTAGGGAGATCTCCGACCTGCAGGAGACCCTCGGATGGAAGGAGAAAAAGATTGGG GccttagagagacagagggaattcTCAGACGCCGGCGTGCGGGATGAGCGGGATAAGCTCAGGGATCAGGTGGTCCACCTCAAAGACACTCTGAAG AAACATGGGATAGTGCTGTCACCTGACGTAACCACCAATGGGGATGCAGGACAGATGATTGACGGGCCTCGCAGTGCAGACTCTACCTCCCGATTGGCTCAGGAGTCCCAGCCATCCCATGGTGGGGAGAGCATGCTTG GCGAAGCACCAGAGATGCAGTTTGACCATGGCGAGGTGAGGACACCAGGGGGAGGCAGACTTCTACATGAGGCTGACAACTACTCACATGACCAGGAGAGGGCACTACTGGAGATAGAATCTTCGGACAAGTTGAACCAAGACAAGTTGAATGACAGCCTGCAGCAACAAACAGACACTGAAGCAGAGCAGTCCAAGTACTGTGACCAAGAGACCCAGGTGGATGTTGCTGTACCTGAAGAAGCCATTTTGGTGCATTTTGGTGACAAAGAGACTCAGATTGAATATGAAGTAGAGAAACCCCAATACTGCGACACAGAAACTCTGGTGGAACCTGCGGAACTTGAGGGAGCCATTTTGGTTCAAAAGGAATATACAGATGGTGACAGTGACAATGGAGAGGGGTTGAATCAAAGAGGATTTGAACCAGAATCCCAGGAACAGGCAGAGAATGAGGAAAACAGTGGAGAAAGTAACAAGGAAGCTGTACCAGTAAGCGGTGCCACTGACGGACAATGTGAGGAAAACCCAAACCTTGAGAAAGGACGGGAAAACACAGAGCTTCTCACAGCTGTGTCTACTGACTCTGAAGAACAGGACATCTCTGGCCCAACTCTCTGTGATGAGACAGAGGCAACTCTTAGTCGAATCCAAAGTGACCTGCAAGGAGAGAACACCCAGGAGTATGATCCTGGGACTAAAGGTCAAGTCATTCCAGAAAACTCAAGGATCACGGAATCTGAGATGATTAAGATGATTCTGAGGATTTCTGTATGTCTAGGGGAGGCAAAGACCAGCCCAAATCAGATCTCTCAGGGATCATTAAAGAAAACAGAAACAATAGGGATGGAGATGAAGAATCATCCAGGGCATCCTGCAGAGCATCAGGCAGAAACTGGCCAAGTAACATCTACTGGAACATCTGCTATCTCATCTACAGTCTCTGTTGAACTGTTTATCTCTGAATGTCCTGACGAGGTTGGAATTGGAACAGATCCGCTCATAATAAACACTTTAAGTGAATTTGAGAAAGACACACAGAATTCTCTAGaacatcagcagcatcagaaTTTCAGGACAGAAAGCTCTGTGGAAATTGTGCCAAAGATCACAGACTCTGACGGACAGAAATTATCTGAGAGGGTTGAAGAGCTGGAGTCGAGTTCAGTGGAGAGCAAGCCAGATCAGATTTGGCAGGAATCTGTATGTGGCATGAAGGAAGATGAACCAAATACTAAAGTGCTTCAGGCAAAGGAGCCCCCATCCACTATCTCTGACAAAATGGTAACACCTATCATAACAGAGGAGGGGaagactagactagaccaacaGGTGATCCCTGATTTACCAGAGAGGCTAGAGACCAGCTTAGAAAATACCTTACCAGGAGTTCAAGGTGATCAGAAGATGGATGTAGCAGAATCAAGGGAGAAACAAGGATGTACCTGTAAATGTACATGTAAACAATCCGAGAGTGATCAAGTACTGACGGAAAACTCACTGGATGTAGCTCTAACTCAGAGGATCAGCGACTCTAGTGGCGAGGTTATCTCAGACAGGACAGAGGCGGTAGAGCCCAGCCCAGACAGGATCCAATCAGAATCACCCAGTCgtgtagagagagaagaatggtGCATCATTGAGGAGAACATCTATGAGGAGAATCTCCAGCAGGAAGCCATTCAGGAGGAGCAACAGACAGAACAGCGGGAGGCTTCAACAAGTTCACCAGCAGGGGGAGACAATGAGTTAAACGATGGGGCCTCCGCTGGATATatagacagttgtgaagaagCCGTTCTAATTGTGAAAGAGGAGGAAACCTATCTATCTGTAGAAGAAGAGCACATCAGCTCCTCACCCGGACCCTCGGCACTTGGCCAAGAGATACAGCCATTACCAGAGGCggtggaggagggaagagagcgCCCCCCAGTGGAAGAAGCCCAGAAACAGGAGAGCGGTGTAAGAAAGGGACAAAGGGGCAATAGGAAGGGCAAGGGCAAAGTTCCTTGCAAA cagtgtctttgtgagacacaga AAGTCAGACTGAGGAAAATAGTTGATGAGAGGGAGAGTTTAGCTGATCAGGTGAAGAGGCTGAAGTCTCAGCTGGAGGGGAAACAGAGGAACGGGACAGAGGGTTTGAGTCCTGAGGAGGACGGACTTGAGAACGGCATGGACCCCCACATCCTCGACTTACAGA GGGATGCCAACCGGCAAATCAGTGACCTCAAGTTTAAACTGGTGAAATCAGAACAGGAAGTCACAGCCCTGGAACAGAAT ATCATCCGGTTGGAGGGTCAGGTGACTCGTTACAAGTCGGCCTCTGAGAGCGCAGAGAAAGTAGAGGACGAGCTCAAAGTGGAGAAACGCAAGCtacagagagag CTGAGGTCTGCCCTGGACAGGATCGATGAGCTGGAGGCCAGTAACAGCCACCTGGCCAAGCGCCTGGAGAAGATGAAGGCTAATCGGAGCGCCCTGTTGGCCCAGCAGTGA